Part of the Candidatus Aminicenantes bacterium genome, CGCTGTCCGAAGCAAAACGACGCCCCTTTGCCGGACGAAATATTCCGGACCATTCGATCGCTTCCGTATATCCCCCATCACTTTCTCCTGCTCATAATGTTTTTTTTAGTCATGATTTTTGAATTGTCAAGTTGCCGATGAATTGGTATCGGTTTCGCCTGAAATTGGCCGCTGCTGCAGATAGTCGCGGATGCGGTCGCGGACGATCTGGTGGGTGCTCTCATCCTTGAATATTTTCTGCAGCCCGGCCAGCCCCAGGTAAGGGATGATTTTCAAAATGATCTTGATCGGCGCTTCCGGGTCATGGGCAACGGCCATGGCCACAGCCGGGTTCATGTGCCACTGGCTGTTATCAAAGGCGACATACAAATTGGCGCGCTCGCCATGGCGGTTGATGAAGCGCAAAACCACCGCTTCACTGCAATTGGGATTGTTGAGTATGGTTTCGATCAATTGCGTCTGATTCTCATCGTTGAAATTAAGCAGCAGCGAATTGGATGCGATTTTGAGCAAGGATATTTTTTCGCCCAGGGCCAGCCGCTTGTAGCGCTGGCTGAATTCCAGTTCGGCTTTCTTGCGGATAAAGGGCTGGGTTTTGACATTCTTGATGACCCGTACCAGGTCAGCGGCGAACAGCTTGCTGATAATGCCCAAGGAAATGCTCTGCGGAAACTTGGGATGCTGAACCAGGTGCAGCAGCACCCGGTAGTCGTTCTTGTGCAAGCGGTAGATTTCCTCCAGCTCTTCCTGGCTGATGCCGGAAAACTGAAGCTGCTTGATGACGTTCAACGTTGCCAACGGCGGTTAATGGTTGACCAGCAGGACAAAGACGCCGATCCAGAGAATGATGTTGACGGTGAAGGGCAGGTCGGTGTAAATGATCTCGGAAGGGCTTTCCCCCTCGCCCCTGGCGTAGGATAGGAAAAGATAGCGGAAGATGCCGAAGATGACGAAAGGCACCGTGTAAAAAAGCTTGGTCGAGTGAAACTTCTGCTGCACGTCCGGCGACAGGACATACATGATGTAGGCGATCAGGGTGGTGGCGGTGGAGATGCTGATCATCTGGTCGAGCAGACTGACCGTATAGCTGAGCAGGGTCTGGCGCGTAACTTTTTCCGGGACGATTTCCTGGATCTTGAGCAGTTCCTGGCGGCGCTTGATCAAGGCTAGGAAGATGGCCAGCAGGAAGGTGCTGATCAGGATCCAGGGATAGAGGGCGATGCGATTGACCGCTGCCCCGGCCATGACGCGCAGGACGAAACCGAAGGCGATGATCATGATGTCGATGATGACCATGCTCTTCAGGAACAGCGAATACAGGATATTGATGGCCACATAAAACAGGGAGATGTAAAAAAACTCGCGATTAAAAAAATAAATCAACGCCAGGACGCCTGCCAGCAAGACCACTGCGAAAATGGCGGCCTCAATGACCGGGAGGCGGCCGGAGGCGATGGGGCGGTTCCTTTTTTGCGGATGGTGCCGGTCGTGCTCGCGGTCCAGGATATCGTTGAAAATGTAGATGCCGCCGGTGACTAGGTTGAACAAGGCGAAGGCCAGCAGGGTGTTGCCAATGAAGTCCAGGTGGAACACGTGTTCCGCTTTCCTCTGGATCAGTACGAATATCATGGGCGCGAAAATGAAAACATTCTTCACCCATTGCTTGGGTCGCATGGAGATGAACAAATCTTTGATGTGCATGATGGTATTATACCAACGACTGGTTTTACTTTGCAACAGGAAAAGCAACACCGGAGCCGACCTTTTCACCACCATAACGGCTTGACTGGATAAGCGCGGAGGAGTATAAATGCCCCATGGCGCAAGAGTTGCTGTTGCAAACCAATTGCGGGGCATCGGGGGACATGATCCTCGCCGCCCTGATCGACCTGCTGGACGCGGGCGACGCATTCAGGCAAACCTTCGATAACATCGGCCTGGCCGTGACCGTTACCGTCGAAGACATCGTCAAAAACCATCTGCGCTGCAAACAGGTGACCGTCACCGCCCCAGCCGGCCGTCAAGCCAAAACAGGCCGACGCAGCCGCCAGGAAACATCCTTTTCCGACCTGGAGGCGTTCATCGCTTACGCTCCGTTTTCCACCGGGGTCAAAACCAACGCCCGCCGCATTTTTGAAGCCATTTTCAGGGCTGAAGCCGATGTCCACGGCGAAGAGCTGAAGAACGTCCACCTGCACGAGATCGGGGCCGACGATTCGCTGATTGACATCCTGGGTTTCTGCTGGCTCTGGGAAATGCTGGACTGCTGCCCACTTTTTTTCACCACCCTGGTCACCGGCCGCGGGGACATCCAGACGCGGCACGGGTTGCTGCCGGTGCCGCCGCCGGCCGTGCTCAACCTGATCAGAGGCCTGGAATACCGCAGCGGCGACATTGAAAGCGAATTGCTGACCCCGACCGCGGCCGCCATCCTGACCAGTTGCGGCCGGCAAGCGGACGGCGGGCGTACGCTAAAGGCGCTGAAAACCGGTTGCGGCGGCGGCCACAAGACGTTCCCCAATACCCCCAACATTCTGCGCGCCATCCTCTCGGAAACGGTGAGCCTGGCGGCTGCGCCGGCCCCTTGTGGGCCTGCGGCGAACGATCATGTCTGGGTGCTGGAATTCAGTCTCGACGACAGCAGCGGCGAAATGGTCGCCGCGGCCGGCGAAAAAATCGCCCAGGCCGGAGCCATGGATATTTTTATCGCCAGCGGCCTGATGAAGAAGGGCCGGCCGGGTCTTCAGCTCACCGTCCTGTGCGCCGACGCCGACCGCGAGAAGGTGATCGCGACGATTTTCCGGGAAAGCACGGTCATCGGCCTGCGCCAGCGCCGCGAGGAAAGGGTGATCCTGCAGCGGGAAACGCAAACCATCCGCGTCGCCGGATCGGAGGTGCGGGTGAAAATCAGCTCATGGGAAAACCGGGTCATGAATATCAAGCCCGAATTCGCCGACGTTTCGCTGCTGGCTGACAGCAAGCTCATTCCGCTCAAGCAAGCCATGCTCATGGTCCAGGGAGTCATTAATGAAAAATATGGATCTGTCCAAGATTAAGCAGGGAGTGCGCCTGATCCTCGAAGGCATCGGCGAAGAGGTCGATTCACAGCGCTTGGCGGAAACGCCGGCCCGGGCCGCCGACATGTTCGCCGAGATACTCTCCGCCACCGGCAGGGACCCGGGCGAGTTCCTGAAAGCGCTAACCGAGGAAAAACACGACGAAATGGTCATTCTCAAGGACATCCCCATCTATTCCCTGTGCGAGCATCATTTGCTCCCTTTTTCCGGCAAGGCCAGCATCGCCTATATCCCCAAGAAAGGCAAGATCATCGGGCTGAACACCCTGGGCTACCTGGTCGATTTTCTGGCCAAGCGGCTGCAGCTCCAGGAGCGGCTGACCAAGCAGATCGCCGACTACTTGGTGCAAGCGCTTGACCCGATGGGGGTGATGGTCGTCATCAAGGCCGAGCATTTGTGCATGGCCATGCGCGGAGTCAAGAAACCGGGATCGCTGACCATCACTTCGGCCGTGCGCGGCGTTTTTCGCGAGAACCTCGGCCCGCGCCAGGAGGCGATGTCGCTGCTGATGGCCCCGGAAAGCCGTTGAGCGCGCCGATGGAATAGGAAGAAATGAAGGCGAAGGAGGGCACATGACGGAAGTGAAAGGCGCGATCATCCATTCGATTCCCAAAAGCATATTGGACAAGTTCGGCCAGTACGGGCTGAAGCGCTGGCTAGAGCTGATATCGCCCGCTGCCCGCAGGATTTACAGCTCCGAAGTCGACCAGGAAGCCTGGTTCCCCCTGCAGGAGATGCTGATCAAGCCCATGGCCAACATCGCCCAGCTCTTCTACGACTGGGACCTGAAGG contains:
- a CDS encoding decaprenyl-phosphate phosphoribosyltransferase, which encodes MHIKDLFISMRPKQWVKNVFIFAPMIFVLIQRKAEHVFHLDFIGNTLLAFALFNLVTGGIYIFNDILDREHDRHHPQKRNRPIASGRLPVIEAAIFAVVLLAGVLALIYFFNREFFYISLFYVAINILYSLFLKSMVIIDIMIIAFGFVLRVMAGAAVNRIALYPWILISTFLLAIFLALIKRRQELLKIQEIVPEKVTRQTLLSYTVSLLDQMISISTATTLIAYIMYVLSPDVQQKFHSTKLFYTVPFVIFGIFRYLFLSYARGEGESPSEIIYTDLPFTVNIILWIGVFVLLVNH
- the larC gene encoding nickel pincer cofactor biosynthesis protein LarC, translated to MAQELLLQTNCGASGDMILAALIDLLDAGDAFRQTFDNIGLAVTVTVEDIVKNHLRCKQVTVTAPAGRQAKTGRRSRQETSFSDLEAFIAYAPFSTGVKTNARRIFEAIFRAEADVHGEELKNVHLHEIGADDSLIDILGFCWLWEMLDCCPLFFTTLVTGRGDIQTRHGLLPVPPPAVLNLIRGLEYRSGDIESELLTPTAAAILTSCGRQADGGRTLKALKTGCGGGHKTFPNTPNILRAILSETVSLAAAPAPCGPAANDHVWVLEFSLDDSSGEMVAAAGEKIAQAGAMDIFIASGLMKKGRPGLQLTVLCADADREKVIATIFRESTVIGLRQRREERVILQRETQTIRVAGSEVRVKISSWENRVMNIKPEFADVSLLADSKLIPLKQAMLMVQGVINEKYGSVQD
- the folE gene encoding GTP cyclohydrolase I FolE; this encodes MKNMDLSKIKQGVRLILEGIGEEVDSQRLAETPARAADMFAEILSATGRDPGEFLKALTEEKHDEMVILKDIPIYSLCEHHLLPFSGKASIAYIPKKGKIIGLNTLGYLVDFLAKRLQLQERLTKQIADYLVQALDPMGVMVVIKAEHLCMAMRGVKKPGSLTITSAVRGVFRENLGPRQEAMSLLMAPESR